From a region of the Posidoniimonas polymericola genome:
- a CDS encoding DUF1206 domain-containing protein, which produces MPTAEPSTVSHARSAIQQQQQQDWLENLARLGYASRGAIYLIIGGLAVLSAFGEGGKVTDSKGALSKVLESPGGWLIVLALAVGLVGYSIWRFCQVVYDPDHHGTDAKGIAVRAGMAVSGATHVLLAGWAAKVALGYATGSSGGSDGKESLVRMLMSQPFGQWLVGGLGVILVGVGVAHFLKGYKKKFEKYFTWSHDKRKVLQPICQAGLYARGVLRR; this is translated from the coding sequence ATGCCCACCGCCGAGCCGTCGACCGTCTCCCACGCCCGCTCCGCCATCCAACAGCAGCAACAGCAAGACTGGCTCGAGAACCTCGCCCGGCTCGGCTACGCGTCGCGGGGAGCGATCTACCTGATCATTGGCGGCCTAGCGGTGCTGTCGGCGTTCGGCGAAGGAGGCAAGGTGACCGATTCGAAGGGCGCCCTCAGCAAAGTGCTCGAGTCGCCCGGCGGCTGGCTGATTGTGCTCGCGCTGGCGGTCGGGCTGGTCGGCTACTCGATCTGGCGTTTCTGCCAAGTCGTCTACGACCCCGACCACCACGGGACCGACGCCAAGGGCATTGCCGTTCGCGCCGGCATGGCTGTCAGCGGCGCCACCCACGTGCTGCTCGCCGGCTGGGCGGCCAAGGTCGCGCTTGGGTATGCGACGGGCAGCAGCGGCGGATCGGACGGCAAGGAGTCGCTCGTGCGGATGCTGATGTCGCAGCCGTTCGGCCAGTGGCTGGTCGGCGGTCTCGGCGTGATCCTGGTGGGCGTCGGCGTAGCGCACTTCCTGAAGGGCTACAAGAAAAAGTTCGAGAAGTACTTTACCTGGAGCCACGACAAGCGGAAGGTGCTGCAGCCGATCTGCCAGGCCGGCCTGTACGCCCGTGGCGTGTTACGCCGTTAA